Genomic window (Streptomyces sp. NBC_00078):
CGATCAACGAGTCGCTGCGCCGCGCCCTGGATTCCGACCCCAAGGTCCTGATCATGGGCGAGGACGTCGGCAAGCTCGGCGGCGTCTTCCGGGTGACGGACGGCCTGCAGAAGGACTTCGGCGAGAGCAGGGTGATCGACACCCCGCTGGCCGAGTCGGGCATCGTGGGCACCGCCATCGGCCTGGCCCTGCGCGGCTACCGCCCGGTCGTGGAGATCCAGTTCGACGGCTTCGTCTTCCCGGCGTACGACCAGATCGTCACGCAGCTCGCGAAGATGCACGCCCGCTCGCTGGGCAAGGTCAAGCTCCCGGTCGTCGTCCGCATCCCCTACGGCGGCGGCATCGGCGCGGTGGAGCACCACTCCGAGTCCCCCGAGGCGCTCTTCGCGCACGTGGCGGGCCTGAAGGTGGTCAGCCCCTCCAACGCGTCGGACGGCTACTGGATGATGCAGCAGGCCATCCAGAGCGACGACCCGGTGATCTTCTTCGAACCGAAGCGACGCTACTGGGACAAGGCCGAGGTCAACACCGAGGCCATCCCCGGTCCGCTGCACAAGGCGCAGGTCGTCCGTGAGGGCACCGACCTGACCCTCGTCGCGTACGGCCCGATGGTGAAGCTCTGCCAGGAGGTCGCCGACGCGGCCGCCGAGGAGGGCAAGTCCCTCGAGGTGCTGGACC
Coding sequences:
- a CDS encoding alpha-ketoacid dehydrogenase subunit beta, whose amino-acid sequence is MAEAVTFKNMALAKAINESLRRALDSDPKVLIMGEDVGKLGGVFRVTDGLQKDFGESRVIDTPLAESGIVGTAIGLALRGYRPVVEIQFDGFVFPAYDQIVTQLAKMHARSLGKVKLPVVVRIPYGGGIGAVEHHSESPEALFAHVAGLKVVSPSNASDGYWMMQQAIQSDDPVIFFEPKRRYWDKAEVNTEAIPGPLHKAQVVREGTDLTLVAYGPMVKLCQEVADAAAEEGKSLEVLDLRSVSPLDFDSIQTSVEKTRRLVVVHEAPVFLGSGAEIAARITERCFYHLEAPVLRVGGYHAPYPPARLEEEYLPGLDRVLDAVDRALAY